One Anabaena cylindrica PCC 7122 DNA window includes the following coding sequences:
- a CDS encoding plasmid replication protein, CyRepA1 family, translating into MILSTSSLFNSELIKKLWQVLFSCSLVSAFRKTNRLKARIKRARRHQELLPIAKPEQVKSEQVKPEQTKPDHIDSQHWEELVISSGVDSELAALNVISLSGNLAYDYLLYSDKLDRLNTGRLSSYWMNRYGHLNLGGWWCNGINLVDGSDSLWGCFKPNKPRTDKDGKTIKYEQPPETIPECFFLKVSSNIWELIAAKAGVSLPENYQDVVEKPLIFWNWVIENNVAVMLTEGVKKTLAGLTAGYVCIGFSGVTLVCRQPKDSEGNKIGKPHLIPQLIPFLGSKRKVIFAFDSDNKRRTIRNVNLQIDKVGKLLQYRSCSVNVASWEHQLGKGLDDILVNCGVGKVDEIYRNCKKFHEWKTAQLKQLTYPPDVELDRKYLLVEDEKGNRKPDFKLSSDWVLLWLKAHKGAGKTSYINHIVSPLVYSGERKVLLVTHRVALGKAICDDLGLQYIDERSEEGHKRHLGLCIDSLLKLNPEDWKGCYLILDEIQQLKWHVLNSKTCRKKRVAILKQFKKLLNIIHQSGGKIIIADADLRDDGIDFIVNQIDDEVKTFGILNNYVRDDKDKWKVYNYADKNPARLVSDLLKKLEAGEKIMLCTSGQKARSTWGTQVIEAHVKKLLPDVKILRIDSLTVGEPGHPAYGALNHFKESIEGYQIVVCSPTIETGVSLDFDYFDCVFGIFQGVQACDSVRQHLSRYRKAVPRYLYISPTGINSNKIGNGATSVKALLAGEYKKDKANVQLLVEMGFEESLEGSFENIYLTHWAICGALINDGFNKYRFQILEDLKAEGHEIINLKKDEEEEYSILPVKETRQETYDTHLEKIEVAADIDDDKLEELDKKATLTQEERYQKDKANLAKTYQIPVDAELARKNDEGWYTEIKRHYLINNFDSSLPRQDKNYINYAQKNGDGHRAIWDDNQKLMASKIASLVNICRIKEVLAANGLHEYHPLAVEAGNAVRKNMGDLKLFICDFHDPKEAQPSNMFILRRLVGLIGYKLPQLGQITVEVQKEGKTAKKRVRVHGLAAPDFEVTVYTDKKGNQQEKLALDANGAAIPIPDGREAVFTAWQAKEALEIAKEQEILAQFKIPSELSHVMSKDIQSQDYSGTRRWFEDALVVAINSNDYWEAVKVVEKLEASIARADNFGFLTEDKAIHNRALQDILQNVIGANFESIKALQIAQSKWHEGHRQLLKFDNTVATEESEKHLVEPKPKQSRNSERILIRDIHQEDAEFSVKFQFVQHLINSKNLDDAKEVIEGYGIKLREHIKLWAKALEDVLLRDAALDMLASC; encoded by the coding sequence ATGATACTTTCTACATCTTCATTATTTAATTCTGAACTAATCAAAAAGCTGTGGCAGGTTCTATTCTCCTGTTCGCTGGTATCAGCCTTTAGAAAGACCAATAGATTAAAAGCAAGAATCAAGAGAGCGCGTAGGCATCAGGAATTATTGCCAATAGCTAAACCAGAACAGGTTAAGTCAGAACAGGTTAAACCAGAACAGACTAAACCGGATCATATTGATAGCCAGCACTGGGAAGAACTGGTAATTAGTTCAGGTGTTGACTCTGAGCTTGCAGCATTAAATGTAATTAGCTTGTCAGGTAATTTAGCTTATGACTATTTATTGTACTCAGACAAGCTTGACCGCCTCAACACTGGCAGACTTTCAAGCTATTGGATGAACCGCTACGGGCATCTTAATTTAGGTGGATGGTGGTGTAATGGGATTAATCTAGTAGACGGTTCTGATAGTCTGTGGGGATGTTTCAAGCCCAATAAACCTAGAACCGATAAAGATGGGAAAACTATAAAGTATGAGCAACCACCAGAAACGATTCCTGAGTGTTTTTTCTTAAAAGTTTCTAGTAATATTTGGGAGCTAATAGCAGCTAAAGCCGGGGTAAGTTTACCAGAAAACTATCAGGATGTAGTAGAGAAGCCTCTTATATTCTGGAATTGGGTAATAGAGAACAATGTTGCTGTAATGCTGACAGAAGGTGTTAAAAAGACTCTAGCAGGATTAACGGCTGGTTATGTTTGTATTGGTTTTTCTGGCGTTACACTTGTCTGTAGACAACCAAAAGACTCAGAAGGAAACAAGATTGGTAAGCCCCACCTGATACCGCAGCTTATACCCTTCTTAGGTAGCAAAAGAAAGGTTATTTTTGCTTTTGACTCTGATAATAAACGCAGAACTATTCGTAACGTAAATCTTCAAATTGATAAAGTTGGTAAGTTGCTACAGTATCGGTCATGCTCTGTTAACGTTGCCAGTTGGGAGCATCAACTTGGTAAGGGCTTGGATGATATTCTTGTTAATTGCGGTGTAGGTAAAGTTGATGAAATATATCGCAATTGCAAAAAGTTCCATGAGTGGAAAACTGCACAACTAAAACAATTAACCTATCCTCCCGATGTTGAACTAGATAGAAAATATCTGTTAGTAGAAGATGAGAAAGGTAATAGAAAACCAGATTTTAAATTATCTTCTGATTGGGTTTTACTGTGGCTAAAAGCTCATAAGGGTGCGGGTAAAACTAGCTATATTAATCATATTGTTAGTCCACTTGTCTACAGTGGAGAAAGGAAAGTATTGCTTGTTACGCACCGTGTAGCGTTGGGTAAGGCTATTTGTGACGATTTAGGATTACAGTACATAGATGAGAGATCGGAAGAGGGTCACAAAAGACATCTAGGATTATGTATTGACAGCTTGTTAAAGCTTAACCCAGAAGATTGGAAAGGCTGTTATTTAATATTGGATGAAATACAGCAACTTAAATGGCACGTTTTAAATAGTAAAACTTGCAGAAAAAAGAGAGTTGCTATTCTAAAGCAGTTCAAAAAACTACTCAACATTATTCATCAGTCCGGTGGTAAAATTATCATTGCTGATGCTGATTTACGAGACGACGGAATTGATTTTATCGTTAATCAGATTGACGATGAAGTTAAGACTTTTGGCATACTAAACAACTACGTCAGAGATGATAAGGATAAGTGGAAAGTCTACAATTATGCAGATAAAAACCCAGCTAGATTAGTTTCTGATTTACTAAAAAAATTAGAAGCTGGTGAAAAAATCATGCTCTGTACAAGTGGACAAAAAGCCCGGTCAACATGGGGAACTCAAGTAATAGAAGCCCACGTTAAAAAATTATTACCAGATGTCAAGATATTAAGAATTGATAGCCTCACGGTTGGTGAACCTGGACATCCTGCTTATGGTGCTTTGAATCATTTTAAAGAATCAATAGAAGGCTATCAGATAGTAGTTTGTAGTCCAACTATTGAAACAGGTGTAAGTTTAGATTTTGATTATTTTGATTGTGTTTTTGGTATCTTCCAAGGTGTTCAAGCTTGCGACTCAGTAAGGCAACACTTAAGCCGATATCGTAAAGCAGTGCCACGCTATTTATATATTTCTCCCACTGGGATTAATAGTAATAAAATCGGCAATGGTGCAACATCAGTTAAGGCACTTCTAGCAGGAGAATACAAGAAAGATAAAGCTAATGTTCAGTTATTGGTTGAGATGGGATTTGAGGAAAGCCTAGAGGGTAGCTTTGAAAATATTTATCTTACTCACTGGGCAATTTGTGGAGCTTTGATTAACGACGGGTTTAATAAATATCGCTTTCAGATATTAGAAGATTTGAAAGCAGAAGGGCATGAAATTATTAATCTAAAGAAAGATGAGGAGGAAGAATACAGCATTTTACCAGTCAAGGAAACACGCCAAGAAACCTACGATACTCACCTAGAGAAGATAGAAGTAGCTGCTGATATTGACGATGACAAACTGGAAGAATTAGACAAAAAAGCCACACTTACACAAGAGGAAAGATATCAAAAAGATAAAGCTAATTTAGCCAAAACTTACCAAATACCAGTTGATGCAGAACTGGCTAGAAAAAATGATGAGGGTTGGTACACGGAAATTAAAAGGCACTATTTGATTAATAACTTTGATAGCAGTCTTCCAAGGCAGGATAAAAATTATATCAACTATGCTCAAAAAAACGGTGATGGACATAGAGCAATCTGGGATGATAATCAAAAGCTAATGGCTTCTAAAATTGCTTCTCTTGTTAATATTTGCAGAATCAAAGAAGTTTTAGCCGCCAATGGATTACATGAATATCATCCTCTAGCAGTAGAAGCTGGTAATGCTGTCAGAAAAAACATGGGTGATTTAAAACTATTTATCTGTGATTTTCATGATCCAAAAGAAGCACAGCCAAGCAATATGTTTATCTTGCGTCGATTGGTTGGTTTGATTGGGTACAAGTTGCCACAGTTGGGGCAAATTACTGTAGAAGTGCAGAAGGAAGGCAAGACAGCCAAAAAGCGGGTAAGGGTGCATGGGTTGGCTGCTCCTGATTTTGAGGTAACAGTGTACACAGATAAGAAAGGCAACCAACAAGAAAAACTAGCTTTAGATGCCAATGGTGCTGCTATACCCATTCCAGATGGTAGGGAGGCTGTGTTTACTGCATGGCAAGCTAAAGAAGCATTAGAAATAGCCAAGGAACAGGAGATACTCGCACAGTTTAAAATTCCTTCTGAGCTATCCCACGTAATGAGTAAGGATATTCAATCGCAAGATTACTCAGGTACTAGAAGATGGTTTGAAGATGCTTTGGTTGTTGCTATCAATTCAAATGATTACTGGGAAGCAGTCAAGGTTGTGGAGAAACTAGAAGCATCAATAGCTAGGGCAGATAATTTTGGTTTCCTCACTGAAGATAAGGCAATACATAATAGAGCATTACAAGATATTCTACAAAATGTAATTGGTGCTAATTTTGAAAGCATAAAAGCCTTACAGATAGCACAAAGCAAATGGCATGAGGGGCATAGGCAGCTATTGAAATTTGACAACACTGTGGCAACTGAGGAAAGTGAAAAGCATCTGGTAGAGCCAAAGCCTAAACAGTCTCGCAACTCGGAACGAATTTTGATAAGAGATATTCATCAAGAGGATGCCGAATTTAGCGTAAAATTCCAATTTGTGCAGCATTTAATAAATAGCAAAAATCTTGATGATGCTAAGGAAGTAATTGAAGGCTACGGCATCAAATTGAGAGAGCATATCAAGCTTTGGGCTAAAGCTTTGGAGGATGTACTTTTAAGAGATGCTGCTTTAGATATGTTAGCTAGTTGTTAA
- a CDS encoding helix-turn-helix domain-containing protein, giving the protein MANKEDKLRIFELLKKGIKIGEIEKTSKIPRRTLYRWYKDYQDSLILNPIKDAVQEVKIEVESELSDIDFSQDWIKIISKNSITGCLVNTKIREKLSNLLLNQLEEEKDLNFRAIAALSSSINVHSKLEREYGFYYLLDPNIAIKSVESKGYVIDNPAEPKEIENVDLSGMTAEELAREYKKLLAAS; this is encoded by the coding sequence ATGGCTAATAAAGAGGATAAATTAAGAATATTTGAATTGCTCAAAAAAGGAATAAAGATTGGTGAGATTGAGAAGACCTCTAAAATCCCCAGACGGACGTTATACAGGTGGTATAAGGACTATCAAGATAGTCTTATTCTGAACCCTATCAAGGATGCAGTACAAGAGGTAAAGATAGAAGTTGAATCAGAACTAAGTGATATTGATTTTAGCCAAGACTGGATTAAGATAATTTCTAAAAATTCTATTACTGGATGTTTAGTAAATACCAAGATTAGAGAAAAATTAAGCAACCTCTTACTAAACCAACTAGAAGAGGAAAAGGATCTAAATTTTAGAGCCATAGCAGCTTTATCTAGTTCTATAAATGTCCATAGCAAGTTGGAAAGAGAGTATGGCTTCTATTACCTACTTGATCCAAATATAGCCATTAAGAGTGTTGAGTCGAAAGGGTATGTAATCGACAACCCCGCAGAACCTAAAGAAATAGAGAATGTTGATCTATCTGGCATGACTGCTGAAGAATTAGCACGGGAATATAAAAAATTATTAGCCGCGAGTTAA